In Oleiharenicola lentus, the following are encoded in one genomic region:
- a CDS encoding Gfo/Idh/MocA family protein, whose translation MSTPRPLPAVSRRRFLGQLSAAGALALAPRAALAIAAPKKLGVALVGLGGYSAGQLGPALKITEHCRLAGVVTGSPEKGRKWAADYGFPETSIYGYDTMAKMADNPDIDIVYVVTPNGLHAEHSIAAARAGKHVICEKPMANTVAECDAIMAACQQAGVRLGMGYRLHYDPFHEELRRLVRTQEFGPFMNMNGGFAFTMGRHQWRAQKALAGGGPLMDLGVYVIQETFMAAGAAPAVAITARELPKARPEFFVDVEESIEWTMEFANGAKGQGYTSYNSNRNDFRAEAKGGWFEVGPAYSYRGLRAATSKGPVTVTPPASQQALQMDAFALHVRDGAPNLVPGAMGRRDMVVVEAIYASAAAGGKRVELKF comes from the coding sequence ATGAGCACCCCACGCCCCCTCCCAGCCGTTTCCCGTCGCCGTTTTCTCGGTCAACTTTCCGCCGCCGGCGCACTGGCGTTGGCGCCCCGCGCCGCCTTGGCGATTGCCGCGCCGAAGAAACTCGGCGTCGCCCTCGTTGGCCTCGGCGGCTACAGCGCCGGTCAGCTGGGGCCGGCATTGAAGATCACCGAGCACTGCCGCCTGGCGGGCGTCGTGACCGGTTCGCCCGAGAAGGGCCGGAAGTGGGCGGCGGATTACGGTTTCCCCGAGACGAGCATCTACGGCTACGACACGATGGCGAAGATGGCGGACAACCCCGACATCGACATCGTCTATGTCGTGACGCCCAACGGCCTGCACGCCGAGCACTCGATCGCGGCGGCGAGGGCCGGCAAGCATGTCATCTGCGAGAAGCCCATGGCCAACACCGTCGCCGAGTGCGACGCGATCATGGCGGCCTGCCAGCAGGCCGGCGTGCGTCTCGGCATGGGTTACCGGCTGCACTACGACCCCTTCCACGAGGAGTTGCGGCGCCTGGTGCGCACACAGGAATTCGGGCCCTTTATGAACATGAACGGCGGTTTCGCGTTCACCATGGGGCGGCACCAATGGCGCGCGCAGAAGGCACTCGCCGGCGGCGGCCCGCTCATGGATCTCGGCGTCTATGTGATCCAGGAAACCTTCATGGCGGCCGGCGCGGCTCCGGCAGTGGCGATCACGGCGCGTGAGCTGCCCAAAGCGCGGCCGGAGTTTTTCGTGGATGTCGAGGAAAGCATCGAGTGGACGATGGAGTTCGCCAACGGCGCGAAGGGCCAGGGTTACACCAGTTACAACAGCAACCGGAACGATTTCCGCGCCGAGGCGAAGGGCGGCTGGTTCGAGGTCGGCCCCGCCTACAGCTACCGCGGCCTGCGTGCCGCCACGAGCAAGGGTCCGGTCACGGTGACACCGCCCGCCAGCCAGCAGGCGTTGCAGATGGACGCCTTCGCGCTCCATGTGCGCGACGGCGCGCCCAATCTCGTGCCCGGCGCAATGGGTCGCCGCGACATGGTCGTGGTCGAAGCCATTTACGCCTCCGCTGCTGCCGGCGGGAAGCGGGTCGAAT
- a CDS encoding thiamine pyrophosphate-dependent enzyme: MAKVETLNKEQKRHLLVTMLESRHADLREESLNRQGKGHFHVSGRGHEGLAALGVQLRGGDYLLPYYRDRGLCMGRGMTTRSLALEYFAKRDSASRGRMMPSHYCSRELNIVSVPTPTGSQLVPACGIAWGLQLDQKDGVVVTTIGDAATRQGDFYEAVSFAQEKKLPLMLIVEDNAYGISTPTRRINPLALQVINPAQWQVVDGSDPLAVHAATQQALAALRAGHGPAFLWVKTERLSSHTSSDDHTLYRSKEDIARIEQHDPIRNLKRQMIRDGDLTEQDYEKLDTDLKEKVRRDYAAAEKADNPRASELLLESMGPAPELTGELFQPGKYRMGDLINRTLRAGLDADPARMIFGEDVEDPKGGVFRLTQKLSTDFPAQVFNSPLAESTIIGLGGGLALYGRRPVFEIQFIDFIYPGFNQLVQNLANLRWRSNGEWKVPVVFYAPYGAYLPGGALWHSQANEAVFAHFPGINVVIPSTPEDAAGLLWTAMHAEDITLFLLPKHMLWAERETSAPITAIPFGSARRLTEGTDLTLVAWGNTVEKSQEALAELKDGASVELIDLRSIAPWDKTAVEESVRKTGRLVIVQEDTENCSVGQMIITHLMGRPDLWAALKAPPLLVSKGNVMIGYNPIYEYAALPDVPRILDALRRTLALDVARGEEVVALTAPVPPPSTGSTAPFAVAEAHAPQNTVIPGTSDIIVRVPIMGEGLRSARVVSLNKKPGDAVKHDEVLCELETDKAVYPVEASFAGTFKAWRIKLEETVLIGQDIALVTGDAASVAGLPVEGAANKKPAPTVVAAGVTASVQTVSAPALAAQPSKLMQGNVRPPALSPAITKRLDTVVPANLLMDCRWEPIRLAREQSKSLHGKSAASPSAMMAWCVTRAMELHAGFRRVVNKDGVITELGDFELGVAVALEGDRLGTAAIATANKLAWSDFVVGYNRAIEETRSGKLVEVQAPLNISSLGAFGVESATPIVVPPAMSTLFIGSAHEKMIKDGGVVYPQEVVTLSLTFDHRVVNGAGAAAFMMELKRQFESFRLPG, translated from the coding sequence ATGGCCAAGGTCGAGACCCTCAACAAAGAACAAAAGCGTCACCTGCTGGTGACGATGCTGGAAAGTCGGCACGCCGACCTGCGCGAAGAGAGCCTGAACCGGCAGGGCAAGGGACATTTCCATGTGTCCGGCCGCGGCCACGAAGGACTGGCGGCGCTGGGCGTCCAGCTGCGCGGCGGCGACTACCTGCTGCCCTACTACCGCGACCGCGGCCTGTGCATGGGGCGGGGCATGACCACGCGGTCGCTGGCGTTGGAGTATTTTGCCAAGCGCGATTCCGCCTCCCGCGGACGCATGATGCCGTCCCATTACTGCTCGCGGGAGCTGAACATCGTGAGCGTGCCCACGCCCACGGGTTCGCAGCTCGTCCCTGCCTGCGGCATCGCCTGGGGCCTGCAGCTGGACCAGAAGGACGGCGTGGTTGTCACCACGATTGGCGACGCGGCGACCCGGCAGGGCGATTTCTACGAGGCGGTCAGCTTCGCGCAGGAAAAGAAGCTCCCGCTGATGCTCATCGTCGAGGACAACGCCTACGGCATCTCGACGCCCACGCGCCGCATCAACCCACTCGCCCTGCAGGTGATCAACCCCGCGCAGTGGCAGGTGGTGGACGGTTCCGACCCGCTGGCGGTGCATGCGGCCACGCAGCAGGCGCTGGCGGCGCTCCGCGCCGGCCACGGTCCGGCCTTCCTTTGGGTGAAGACGGAGCGTCTCTCCAGCCACACCAGTTCGGACGATCACACGCTCTATCGCTCGAAGGAGGACATCGCCCGCATCGAGCAGCACGACCCCATCCGCAATCTCAAGCGGCAGATGATCCGCGACGGCGATCTCACGGAACAGGACTACGAGAAGCTCGACACCGACCTGAAGGAGAAGGTGCGCCGTGATTACGCCGCCGCCGAGAAGGCCGACAATCCCCGCGCCAGCGAGCTCCTGCTCGAGTCGATGGGCCCGGCGCCCGAGCTGACCGGTGAGCTCTTCCAGCCCGGCAAATACCGCATGGGCGACCTGATCAACCGGACGCTCCGCGCCGGCCTCGACGCCGATCCCGCGCGCATGATCTTCGGCGAGGATGTCGAGGATCCCAAGGGCGGCGTGTTCCGGCTCACGCAGAAGCTCTCCACCGATTTCCCGGCGCAGGTGTTCAACTCGCCGCTGGCTGAGTCCACCATCATCGGTCTGGGCGGCGGCCTCGCGCTCTACGGGCGGCGGCCGGTCTTCGAGATCCAGTTCATCGACTTCATCTACCCCGGCTTCAACCAGCTGGTGCAGAACCTCGCCAATCTCCGTTGGCGCTCCAACGGCGAGTGGAAGGTGCCGGTCGTGTTCTACGCGCCCTACGGCGCCTACCTGCCGGGCGGAGCGCTCTGGCACTCGCAGGCCAACGAGGCGGTTTTCGCGCATTTTCCCGGCATCAACGTCGTGATTCCGTCCACGCCGGAGGACGCCGCCGGCCTGCTCTGGACCGCGATGCACGCGGAGGACATCACGCTGTTCCTGCTCCCCAAGCACATGCTCTGGGCCGAACGCGAGACGAGCGCGCCCATCACCGCGATTCCCTTTGGCTCCGCCCGGCGCCTCACCGAGGGCACCGATCTCACGCTCGTGGCCTGGGGCAACACGGTGGAAAAGTCGCAGGAGGCACTCGCCGAGCTGAAGGACGGCGCCTCGGTCGAACTGATTGACCTGCGCTCCATCGCCCCGTGGGACAAGACCGCCGTCGAGGAATCCGTCCGCAAGACCGGCCGCCTCGTCATCGTGCAGGAGGACACGGAGAACTGCTCCGTCGGCCAGATGATCATCACCCACCTCATGGGCCGGCCCGACCTGTGGGCCGCGTTGAAGGCCCCGCCCCTGCTGGTGTCGAAGGGCAACGTGATGATCGGCTACAACCCGATCTACGAATACGCCGCGCTGCCCGACGTGCCGCGCATCCTCGACGCTCTCCGCCGCACGCTCGCACTGGACGTGGCCCGCGGCGAGGAGGTCGTGGCGCTGACCGCCCCGGTGCCGCCGCCGTCCACCGGCTCGACCGCGCCTTTTGCCGTCGCCGAGGCCCATGCGCCCCAGAACACCGTCATTCCCGGCACGAGCGACATCATCGTGCGCGTGCCGATCATGGGCGAGGGCTTGCGCTCGGCCCGCGTGGTGAGCCTCAACAAGAAGCCCGGTGACGCCGTGAAACACGACGAGGTGCTGTGCGAACTGGAGACCGACAAGGCCGTGTATCCCGTCGAGGCGTCGTTTGCCGGCACCTTCAAGGCGTGGCGCATCAAGCTCGAGGAAACCGTGCTGATCGGCCAGGACATCGCGCTGGTCACCGGCGACGCCGCCAGTGTCGCCGGCCTGCCGGTTGAGGGTGCGGCCAACAAGAAACCCGCCCCCACGGTGGTCGCAGCCGGGGTGACCGCTTCCGTGCAGACCGTTTCCGCGCCCGCGCTCGCGGCCCAACCCTCCAAGCTTATGCAAGGCAACGTCCGCCCGCCCGCCCTCTCTCCCGCGATCACCAAGCGGCTCGACACGGTCGTGCCGGCCAATCTGCTCATGGACTGCCGCTGGGAGCCGATCCGTCTCGCCCGCGAGCAGTCGAAGTCGCTGCACGGCAAGTCCGCCGCCTCGCCCTCGGCCATGATGGCGTGGTGCGTGACGCGGGCGATGGAACTGCACGCCGGTTTCCGCCGGGTGGTGAACAAGGACGGCGTGATCACCGAGCTCGGTGACTTTGAACTTGGCGTCGCGGTGGCACTCGAGGGCGACCGGCTCGGCACCGCGGCCATCGCCACCGCCAACAAACTGGCGTGGTCGGACTTCGTGGTCGGCTATAACCGTGCCATCGAGGAGACCCGCTCGGGCAAACTCGTCGAGGTGCAGGCGCCGCTGAACATCAGCAGCCTTGGCGCCTTCGGCGTTGAGAGCGCCACGCCGATCGTCGTGCCGCCCGCCATGAGCACGCTGTTCATCGGCTCGGCGCACGAGAAAATGATCAAGGATGGCGGCGTAGTTTATCCGCAGGAAGTGGTTACGCTGTCCCTGACCTTTGACCATCGCGTTGTGAACGGAGCCGGAGCCGCCGCCTTCATGATGGAGCTGAAGCGCCAGTTCGAATCCTTCCGGCTACCGGGCTGA
- a CDS encoding 3-hydroxyacyl-CoA dehydrogenase family protein codes for MSHAVSLHPWFPPPPAGTPPPKPLRAIGIVGVEKTSTGIAHWCATKGLGVMMHDLEAGALTHAVENVRNLFRAAEERNEITHAAAHKAMGGISITTGLEDLEFCDIIIETVTEDIASKRARFERFGKLMPKEMVLASCASGTGLAEISGATPAPERLIGLKFFDPVGETAQVQVTLAPATSRETAERVLAFVTALGRQPLLQGPAKS; via the coding sequence ATGAGTCACGCCGTTTCGCTGCATCCCTGGTTTCCACCGCCGCCGGCGGGGACCCCCCCGCCCAAACCCCTGCGCGCCATCGGCATCGTCGGCGTCGAGAAGACCAGCACGGGCATCGCCCACTGGTGCGCCACCAAGGGCCTGGGCGTGATGATGCACGACCTCGAGGCCGGTGCGCTGACCCATGCGGTGGAAAATGTCCGCAACCTGTTCCGAGCCGCCGAAGAACGCAACGAGATCACCCACGCAGCCGCGCACAAGGCGATGGGCGGCATCAGCATCACCACCGGTCTGGAGGACCTGGAGTTTTGCGACATCATTATCGAAACCGTCACGGAGGACATCGCCTCTAAGCGCGCGCGGTTCGAGCGGTTCGGCAAACTCATGCCGAAGGAGATGGTGCTGGCATCCTGCGCCTCGGGCACCGGCCTCGCCGAGATCAGCGGTGCCACCCCTGCGCCCGAACGGCTGATCGGGCTGAAATTCTTTGATCCGGTGGGCGAGACCGCCCAAGTGCAGGTCACCCTCGCGCCCGCCACATCGCGCGAGACCGCGGAACGGGTGCTGGCCTTTGTCACGGCCCTCGGGCGGCAACCTCTGTTGCAGGGCCCGGCCAAGAGTTGA
- a CDS encoding RluA family pseudouridine synthase encodes MPALPPVIFEDESLIAFDKPSGLLIAPDRWDKSRANLMDMVHEKMGHGVANVHRIDADTSGLVLCAKTKPALDFLSGQFQSKTVGKVYEALTVGLPAQDEFTVDFVLKEDDAKPGRMCVVKKHGKASVTDFRVLARFPQPAGRPGFAHVECRPQTGRTHQIRVHLAASGTPILSDPFYGNETQLLLSDLKRGYKGRDEERPLITRLALHAAALTFKHPLTREPATLHAPRPQDFEVALKYLHKFTRR; translated from the coding sequence ATGCCCGCCCTGCCGCCCGTCATCTTCGAGGACGAAAGCCTCATCGCGTTCGACAAGCCGAGCGGGCTGCTGATCGCGCCGGACCGCTGGGACAAGTCGCGCGCCAACCTCATGGACATGGTCCATGAAAAAATGGGCCACGGGGTGGCCAACGTGCACCGCATCGACGCCGACACGAGCGGACTGGTGCTCTGCGCGAAAACGAAGCCGGCGCTAGATTTCCTCAGCGGGCAGTTCCAGTCCAAGACCGTGGGCAAGGTCTATGAGGCCCTGACCGTGGGCCTGCCCGCGCAGGACGAGTTCACGGTGGACTTCGTGCTGAAGGAAGACGACGCCAAGCCCGGCCGCATGTGCGTGGTGAAGAAGCACGGCAAGGCCAGCGTGACGGACTTCAGGGTGCTCGCTCGTTTTCCCCAGCCGGCGGGCCGTCCCGGTTTCGCCCACGTCGAATGCCGGCCGCAGACCGGGCGCACGCACCAGATTCGCGTGCATCTCGCCGCCTCAGGCACGCCGATTCTCAGCGATCCGTTCTACGGCAACGAGACACAACTGCTGCTCTCGGACCTCAAGCGCGGTTACAAGGGCCGCGACGAGGAGCGCCCGCTCATCACCCGGCTGGCCCTGCACGCGGCGGCCCTGACCTTCAAGCATCCGCTCACCCGTGAGCCCGCGACGCTGCATGCGCCGCGACCGCAGGATTTCGAGGTGGCCCTGAAATACCTGCACAAATTCACCCGGCGATAA
- a CDS encoding SGNH/GDSL hydrolase family protein yields MKRLLLLTGWLLGLASVLASEPTGRWVATWATSQQLTEKGNLPPEPGFTEATVRQKLRVSIGGEKLRVRFSNEFGNSPLTIEAAHVALAEGFADAKIQPGSSRALTFRGAASVTLHSGATVISDPVDLALAPMADVAITTVTKASPSDVTGHPGSRTTSYFAYGGAAPDAADLPEAKRTDHWYFMCSLDVWTRRPAAAVAILGDSITDGRGSTTNGNDRWPDILSQRLRANPATADVAVLNHGVGGGRVLRDGLGISALRRFDRDIIAQPGVKWLIILEGVNDLGTSSPETVAATAQELISAYDQMITRAHDHGIKVYGATIMPLGGFKNYDTPEREAARQTVNAWIRRSGRFDAVIDFDAVARDPANPARLSAATDGGDHLHLSAPGYKVIAESIDLGLFTR; encoded by the coding sequence ATGAAAAGACTCCTGCTTCTGACTGGCTGGCTCCTTGGCCTCGCCTCGGTTCTCGCCTCGGAACCCACCGGCCGCTGGGTGGCCACCTGGGCCACGAGCCAGCAGCTCACCGAGAAGGGCAACCTGCCGCCCGAGCCGGGCTTCACGGAGGCCACGGTGCGCCAGAAGCTGCGCGTCTCCATCGGCGGCGAAAAGCTGCGGGTGCGTTTCTCCAACGAATTTGGCAACAGCCCGCTCACGATCGAAGCCGCACACGTGGCGCTGGCCGAGGGCTTCGCCGACGCGAAGATCCAGCCGGGCAGCAGTCGCGCGCTGACGTTTCGCGGCGCGGCGTCCGTCACGCTCCACTCCGGTGCGACCGTGATTTCCGATCCGGTGGACCTGGCGCTCGCGCCGATGGCCGACGTGGCCATCACGACGGTGACCAAGGCCTCGCCCAGTGATGTCACGGGCCACCCGGGCTCGCGCACGACCTCGTATTTTGCCTACGGCGGCGCGGCACCTGATGCCGCCGACCTGCCCGAGGCCAAGCGCACGGACCACTGGTATTTCATGTGCAGCCTCGACGTATGGACCCGGCGCCCGGCGGCGGCGGTGGCCATTCTGGGCGACTCGATCACCGACGGGCGTGGCTCGACCACCAACGGCAACGACCGCTGGCCCGACATTCTTTCGCAGCGCCTGCGCGCGAATCCCGCCACGGCCGATGTGGCCGTGCTGAATCACGGTGTCGGCGGCGGCCGCGTGCTGCGCGACGGGCTCGGCATCAGTGCCCTGCGACGCTTCGACCGCGACATCATCGCCCAGCCGGGCGTGAAGTGGCTCATCATCCTGGAGGGCGTGAACGATCTCGGCACCTCCTCGCCCGAAACCGTGGCCGCCACGGCGCAAGAGCTCATCTCCGCCTACGACCAGATGATCACCCGCGCGCACGACCATGGCATCAAGGTCTATGGCGCCACCATCATGCCCCTCGGCGGGTTCAAGAACTACGACACCCCCGAGCGCGAGGCCGCCCGGCAGACGGTCAACGCCTGGATTCGCCGCAGCGGCCGCTTCGACGCCGTGATTGATTTCGACGCCGTGGCCCGCGATCCCGCGAATCCCGCCAGACTCAGCGCCGCCACTGACGGCGGCGACCACCTGCATCTGTCCGCCCCCGGCTACAAGGTCATCGCCGAGTCCATCGATCTCGGGTTGTTCACACGCTGA
- a CDS encoding DinB family protein has protein sequence MRTTLLSLLLSLSILTGLRAQELSAEDRAAGLAHLEKTRAAVLAAAEGLSETQLNFKSAPEKWSVAQVLEHIASAEDMLLGLVTGQVLKAPPPAEGTDFKATDALILKAIPDRSQKRTAPEPLIPTNRYGSSAEALKHFGESRAKTLALMKDTPDLRAHAADSPLGKLDAYQWLLFISAHTERHTKQLLEVKADVNFPKS, from the coding sequence ATGAGAACCACGCTGCTTTCCCTGCTTTTGTCCCTCTCCATCCTGACCGGCCTGCGCGCCCAGGAACTGTCTGCCGAGGACCGCGCCGCCGGCCTCGCCCACCTCGAGAAAACGCGCGCCGCCGTGCTCGCCGCCGCCGAGGGCCTGTCGGAAACCCAGCTCAACTTCAAATCCGCCCCCGAGAAATGGTCCGTGGCGCAGGTGCTTGAGCACATCGCGTCAGCCGAGGACATGCTTCTGGGCCTGGTCACCGGCCAGGTGCTGAAGGCGCCGCCGCCCGCCGAGGGCACGGACTTCAAGGCGACCGACGCCCTGATCCTGAAAGCAATTCCCGACCGCAGCCAGAAGCGCACCGCCCCCGAGCCACTGATCCCGACCAACCGCTACGGTTCTTCCGCCGAAGCGTTGAAACACTTCGGAGAAAGCCGCGCCAAGACCCTCGCCCTGATGAAGGATACGCCCGATCTCCGTGCCCACGCCGCCGACAGCCCGCTCGGCAAACTCGATGCCTACCAGTGGCTCCTCTTCATCTCCGCCCACACCGAGCGCCACACGAAGCAGCTGCTCGAGGTGAAGGCGGATGTAAATTTCCCGAAATCCTGA
- a CDS encoding Gfo/Idh/MocA family protein, translated as MTAPVSRRHFIRTAAGAAALISAPLIVPSRLFGAAAPSNRIRVGQIGCGRIAIGHDLPGVLRSGLADVVAVCDVDTRRIAAGKAWVENFYREAKLTAPEVATYADYKELLARKDIDAVVLSLPDHQHAEIGLRAVLAGKDVYLQKPFTMTHAESVVLRDAVVKSGRIMQIGSQQRSWGPHEQFRKACEFVRSGRVGRLQRVEIGLPIDPTKPDDPQQPVPATLNYDAWLGCTPEVYYTEQRVHSQQLNAQGQLDIGSRPGWLRNESYCLGMITGWGAHHFDIAHWGMDQEHGGPSKIEGQGEFPTNSIWNVHGKYNVHLTYPGGVQMRVSDELQNGIKFIGDEGWIFVARNEGATASDPKSNTPGQLHWLAASDEKLLDPNGVKVTFPASTSHHKNWLECVKSRATPLSPASMAHYSNTACILSWIAMKTARPLTWDVKAERFVNDDAANAMLTRPERPGYGALRLAGRA; from the coding sequence ATGACCGCCCCCGTCTCCCGTCGTCACTTCATCCGCACCGCCGCCGGTGCCGCCGCCCTGATCTCCGCCCCGCTGATCGTGCCGTCGCGCCTGTTCGGTGCCGCCGCGCCCAGCAACCGCATCCGCGTGGGACAGATCGGCTGCGGTCGCATCGCGATCGGCCACGACCTGCCGGGCGTGCTGCGCTCCGGTCTCGCCGATGTCGTGGCCGTGTGCGACGTGGACACCCGGCGCATCGCCGCGGGCAAGGCGTGGGTGGAAAACTTCTACCGCGAGGCCAAGCTCACGGCGCCTGAGGTCGCCACCTACGCGGACTACAAGGAACTGCTGGCGCGCAAGGACATCGACGCTGTTGTGCTCAGCCTGCCCGACCACCAGCATGCCGAGATCGGTCTGCGTGCTGTGCTCGCGGGCAAGGATGTTTACCTGCAGAAACCCTTCACAATGACCCACGCCGAGAGCGTGGTCCTGCGCGACGCCGTCGTGAAGAGCGGCCGCATCATGCAGATCGGCAGCCAGCAGCGTTCCTGGGGACCGCACGAGCAGTTCCGCAAGGCCTGCGAGTTCGTGCGCAGCGGCCGGGTCGGCCGGCTCCAGCGCGTCGAGATCGGCCTGCCCATCGACCCGACCAAGCCCGACGACCCGCAGCAGCCCGTCCCGGCCACATTGAACTACGATGCCTGGCTCGGCTGCACGCCTGAGGTCTATTACACCGAGCAGCGGGTTCACTCCCAGCAGCTCAATGCGCAGGGCCAGCTCGACATTGGGTCCCGCCCGGGCTGGCTGCGCAACGAGTCTTACTGCCTCGGCATGATCACCGGGTGGGGCGCGCATCATTTCGACATTGCCCACTGGGGCATGGACCAGGAGCACGGCGGCCCTTCGAAGATCGAGGGCCAGGGCGAGTTCCCGACGAACTCGATCTGGAATGTGCATGGCAAATACAACGTCCACCTGACCTATCCCGGCGGCGTGCAGATGCGCGTATCCGACGAGCTGCAGAACGGCATCAAGTTCATCGGCGACGAGGGCTGGATCTTCGTGGCCCGCAATGAGGGCGCCACCGCGAGCGACCCGAAGAGCAACACGCCCGGCCAGCTCCACTGGCTCGCCGCCAGCGACGAGAAGCTGCTCGACCCGAACGGCGTCAAGGTGACGTTCCCGGCCAGCACCTCGCACCACAAGAACTGGCTCGAGTGCGTGAAGAGCCGCGCCACGCCGCTCTCGCCCGCCAGCATGGCGCACTATTCAAACACGGCCTGCATTCTCAGCTGGATTGCCATGAAGACCGCCCGCCCGCTCACGTGGGATGTAAAGGCTGAGCGTTTCGTGAACGACGACGCAGCCAATGCCATGCTCACCCGCCCGGAGCGCCCCGGCTACGGTGCGCTGCGGTTGGCCGGCCGGGCCTGA
- a CDS encoding TolB family protein, whose product MKPPRLAGLLAGLLACTLHLPAAPVGQFVDAADVGAPEIAGSTTYDPSLQHYRMSAGGINMWGTTDQFQFAWNRLKGDFIVRARVEWIGQGVDPHRKAGWIARKSLDHDSAYVDACVHAGDGLTSLQFRREKGAITEQVVLPLTGGDVVQLERRGNTWIFSSARYGEPFVTQTLADFDLGEEPLVGLFLCSHNAKVKEEVVFKDVRIIQPPKPGYVPYRDYIGAHLEILNVHTGKLEIVHSSPVQFEAPNWKPDGRTLIVNVSGPGPDRGQLKTFDLVTKQVGDLYTGTIGRNNNDHVLTFDGKMLGVSIHTPADGGRSVIYKLPSTGGEPVRVTPNSPSYFHGWSPDGKWLVYTGGRKHNPDQKSDKYDIYRISAEGGEEVRLTSEGSLSDGPEYTPDGRWIYYNSTRSGLMQIWRMRPNGAQQEQVTNDEFNNWFPHISPDGKWIVMISYGQDVRPEDHPYYKHCYLRLMPIEGGKPRVIAYVFGGQGTINVPSWSPDSTRVAFVSNTDNLR is encoded by the coding sequence ATGAAACCACCCCGTCTTGCCGGCCTGCTGGCCGGTCTCCTCGCTTGCACCCTTCACCTGCCCGCCGCCCCGGTCGGGCAGTTTGTCGACGCGGCTGATGTCGGCGCGCCCGAGATCGCCGGCTCGACCACCTACGATCCCTCGCTCCAGCATTACCGCATGAGTGCCGGCGGCATCAACATGTGGGGCACGACCGACCAGTTCCAGTTCGCCTGGAACAGGCTCAAGGGCGACTTCATCGTCCGCGCCCGCGTCGAATGGATCGGCCAGGGGGTGGACCCGCACCGCAAGGCCGGGTGGATCGCGCGCAAGTCGCTCGACCACGACTCCGCCTACGTGGACGCCTGCGTCCATGCCGGCGACGGCCTCACCTCGCTCCAGTTCCGCCGCGAGAAAGGTGCCATCACCGAGCAGGTCGTGCTGCCGCTGACCGGCGGCGACGTCGTGCAGCTCGAGCGCCGCGGCAATACCTGGATCTTTTCGTCGGCCCGCTACGGCGAGCCGTTCGTCACGCAGACACTCGCCGACTTCGATCTCGGCGAGGAGCCGTTGGTCGGCCTGTTCCTCTGCTCGCACAACGCCAAGGTGAAGGAGGAGGTCGTCTTCAAGGATGTGCGCATCATCCAGCCGCCCAAGCCCGGCTACGTGCCTTACCGCGACTACATCGGCGCGCACCTTGAGATCCTCAACGTCCACACGGGCAAGCTGGAGATCGTCCACAGCTCGCCGGTGCAGTTCGAGGCGCCCAACTGGAAACCCGACGGTCGCACGCTCATCGTCAACGTCAGCGGCCCGGGTCCCGACCGCGGTCAGCTCAAGACCTTCGACCTCGTCACCAAGCAGGTCGGCGACCTCTACACCGGCACCATCGGCCGGAACAACAACGACCACGTCCTCACTTTCGATGGCAAGATGCTCGGCGTGAGCATCCACACGCCCGCCGACGGCGGCCGTTCGGTCATCTACAAGCTGCCTTCGACCGGCGGCGAGCCGGTGCGCGTCACGCCGAATTCGCCCTCCTATTTTCACGGCTGGTCGCCCGACGGCAAATGGCTGGTCTATACCGGCGGCCGCAAGCACAACCCCGACCAGAAGTCCGACAAATACGACATCTATCGCATCTCCGCCGAGGGTGGGGAGGAGGTCCGGCTGACGAGCGAGGGCTCGTTGAGCGACGGCCCGGAATATACGCCCGACGGCCGTTGGATCTACTACAACTCGACGCGCAGCGGGCTGATGCAGATCTGGCGCATGCGCCCCAACGGCGCGCAGCAGGAGCAGGTGACGAACGACGAGTTCAACAACTGGTTCCCCCACATTTCGCCCGATGGAAAATGGATCGTCATGATTTCCTACGGCCAGGACGTGCGCCCCGAGGATCATCCCTACTACAAGCACTGCTATCTGCGCCTCATGCCCATCGAGGGCGGCAAACCACGCGTCATCGCCTACGTCTTCGGCGGGCAGGGCACGATCAACGTGCCCTCTTGGTCACCCGACAGCACCCGCGTGGCTTTTGTGAGCAACACCGACAACCTCAGGTGA